Proteins from a single region of Nitrososphaerota archaeon:
- a CDS encoding FKBP-type peptidyl-prolyl cis-trans isomerase, whose protein sequence is MSEASAQVGDTVSVHYVGRFPGGKVFDTSMKPEAMKSGLFSPARDYRPLQVVLGRHQVISGFEEALLGMKVNETKEVTLPPEKAYGRAGKHPMAGKTLQFKLLVTNIKKP, encoded by the coding sequence ATGAGCGAAGCAAGCGCCCAGGTAGGGGACACGGTGTCCGTTCACTACGTGGGGAGGTTCCCTGGAGGGAAGGTCTTCGACACCAGCATGAAGCCCGAAGCCATGAAGTCAGGGTTGTTCAGCCCGGCCCGCGACTACAGACCTCTGCAGGTGGTCCTGGGGCGACACCAGGTGATCAGCGGGTTCGAGGAGGCCCTGCTCGGGATGAAAGTCAACGAGACCAAGGAAGTCACTCTCCCGCCCGAGAAGGCCTACGGTAGGGCGGGGAAGCACCCAATGGCAGGGAAGACACTGCAGTTCAAGCTCCTGGTCACGAATATCAAGAAACCCTAG